A single Orcinus orca chromosome 2, mOrcOrc1.1, whole genome shotgun sequence DNA region contains:
- the CIAO2A gene encoding cytosolic iron-sulfur assembly component 2A isoform X1: MERVSGLLSWTLSRVLWLSGLFERGAARQPRIMEEKALEVYDLIRTIRDPEKPNTLEELEVVTESCVEVQEINEEDYLVIIRFTPTVPHCSLATLIGLCLRVKLQRCLPFKHKLEIYISEGTHSTEEDRIQLPCPKNTQTALWTIPHGEELRPSTNNEHQLAYHVREPRWKPLWSLSQADILTGTSLDPEPEAAP, translated from the exons ATGGAGCGAGTGTCCGGACTGCTCTCCTGGACGCTGAGCAGAGTCCTGTGGCTGTCGGGCCTCTTTGAGCGGGGAGCTGCCCGGCAGCCCCGGATCATGGAAGAGAAAGCGCTAGAAGTTTATG ATTTGATTCGAACTATCCGGGACCCAGAGAAGCCCAATACTTTAGAAGAACTGGAAGTGGTAACGGAAAGTTGTGTGGAGGTTCAGGAGATAAATGAAGAAGACTATTTGGTTATTATCAGGTTCACGCCAACAGTACCTCATTGCTCTTTGGCGACTCTTATTG gGCTGTGCTTAAGAGTTAAACTTCAGCGGTGTTTACCGTTTAAACATAAG ttGGAAATCTACATTTCTGAAGGAACCCACTCAACGGAGGAAGATA GAATCCAGCTGCCATGTCCTAAGAACACTCAGACAGCCCTGTGGACAATTCCACATGGAGAGGAATTGAGGCCTTCCACCAACAACGAGCACCAACTTGCATACCATGTGAGGGAACCACGTTGGAAGCCATTGTGGAGCCTCAGTCAGGCTGACATCTTGACTGGAACCTCACTAGACCCTGAGCCAGAAGCCGCTCCCTAA
- the CIAO2A gene encoding cytosolic iron-sulfur assembly component 2A isoform X3: MERVSGLLSWTLSRVLWLSGLFERGAARQPRIMEEKALEVYDLIRTIRDPEKPNTLEELEVVTESCVEVQEINEEDYLVIIRFTPTVPHCSLATLIVGNLHF; encoded by the exons ATGGAGCGAGTGTCCGGACTGCTCTCCTGGACGCTGAGCAGAGTCCTGTGGCTGTCGGGCCTCTTTGAGCGGGGAGCTGCCCGGCAGCCCCGGATCATGGAAGAGAAAGCGCTAGAAGTTTATG ATTTGATTCGAACTATCCGGGACCCAGAGAAGCCCAATACTTTAGAAGAACTGGAAGTGGTAACGGAAAGTTGTGTGGAGGTTCAGGAGATAAATGAAGAAGACTATTTGGTTATTATCAGGTTCACGCCAACAGTACCTCATTGCTCTTTGGCGACTCTTATTG ttGGAAATCTACATTTCTGA
- the CIAO2A gene encoding cytosolic iron-sulfur assembly component 2A isoform X2, translated as MERVSGLLSWTLSRVLWLSGLFERGAARQPRIMEEKALEVYDLIRTIRDPEKPNTLEELEVVTESCVEVQEINEEDYLVIIRFTPTVPHCSLATLIGLCLRVKLQRCLPFKHKLEIYISEGTHSTEEDINKQINDKERVAAAMENPNLREIVEQCVLEPD; from the exons ATGGAGCGAGTGTCCGGACTGCTCTCCTGGACGCTGAGCAGAGTCCTGTGGCTGTCGGGCCTCTTTGAGCGGGGAGCTGCCCGGCAGCCCCGGATCATGGAAGAGAAAGCGCTAGAAGTTTATG ATTTGATTCGAACTATCCGGGACCCAGAGAAGCCCAATACTTTAGAAGAACTGGAAGTGGTAACGGAAAGTTGTGTGGAGGTTCAGGAGATAAATGAAGAAGACTATTTGGTTATTATCAGGTTCACGCCAACAGTACCTCATTGCTCTTTGGCGACTCTTATTG gGCTGTGCTTAAGAGTTAAACTTCAGCGGTGTTTACCGTTTAAACATAAG ttGGAAATCTACATTTCTGAAGGAACCCACTCAACGGAGGAAGATA TCAACAAGCAGATAAATGACAAAGAACGAGTGGCAGCTGCGATGGAGAATCCCAATTTACGGGAAATCGTGGAACAGTGTGTCCTTGAACCTGACTAA